The Sphingomonas sp. HF-S4 sequence GTACGGCACGCTGCCGGCGACGTGATACTTCGCGCCTGCGTCGAACTTGGTCTCGTCGCGGGCGACCGGGGCTTTCAAGCCCTGATAGTCGAGCCGCAGCTTGTCCCAGCCGGCCTGATAGCTGCCGGGCTGGATCGCGCCCGAGAAGATCTGCCAGCGATATTTGTCGACGAGCAGGCCGAAGGGCAGGAACGCGACCTTGTCCATCGCCTGGCGCAGCAGCAGTCCGGTATCCTTGTCGGCGCCGGGCACCTGCGCCTTGTCGAGCAGCCCGATCTGGACGAGGTAATCGGGGGTGATCGAGAGCGCGACGAAATCGCCGATCGCCTCGTGGAAGCCGTCGTTCGCGCCGTTGCGGTAGAGCTGGGGCTGCGCCTTGTACGCACGCTGATAGTAATTGTGGCCGAGCTCGTGGTGGATCGTGACGAAGTCGTCGGAATTCACCTTGATGCACATCTTGATCCGCAGATCGTCCTTCTCGTCGATATCCCAGGCCGAGGCGTGGCAGAGCACTTCGCGGTCGGCGGGCTTGAGGAACAGCGAGCGCTGCCAGAAGCTCTCGGGGAGGCCTTCGAAGCCGAGCGAGGAATAGAAGCCCTCGCCGGTCTGGACCATCTTCTTCCAGTCATAGCCCTTGGCCTTGAGCAGCTCGCCAACGTCATAGCCGAGATCGCCCGCCCCCGCCGGCGCGACCACATCGTAGATGCCGCCCCATTCCTGTGCCCACATATTGCCGAGCAGGTCGGCGCGGATCGGCCCCGTCTTGGGCTGGACCGCGTCGCCGTATTTCTCGTTGAGTTTCCGGCGGACATAGGTGTGGAGCGCCACGTAGAGCGGCTTGACGTCGGCCCAGAGCTTGTCGGTGAGCTTGGCGAACTCCTCGGGCGGCATGTCGTAGTTCGAGCGCCACATCGCGCCGGTATCGGCGAAGCCAAGATCCTTGGCGCCCTGGTTGGCGATCGCGGTCATCTTGGCATAGTCGCCGCGCATCGGTGCGCCGACATTGTCGTTCCAGCTCGTCCACATTTCCTGGAGCTCGGCTGGATTGCGGCTCTCGCTCATCGCGGCTTCGATGTCGCTGCCGTTGATCGGCTGGCCGCCGCGTGTCCCCTTGCCCTTGCCGTAGAGCGAGCCGAGCCTAGTCGAGATGTCCGAGAGCTGCTGCGCGGCCCCAGACGTGGTCGGCGCGGGCAAGGTGATAGCGCTGCGCAGCATGGTGAGCTGGCGCTTCTGCCCGGGGGTGAGCCCCGGCGCGTTCTGATACTTGGCCGCCTCGAGCGCATACTTGACCGCCATCTCGGTGCCG is a genomic window containing:
- a CDS encoding M2 family metallopeptidase, with protein sequence MIRTGISMLALAAFLAAPAISQTAPTTGAPTAADAQAFLDRVQKDYTEFNLVASRVAWINATYITDDTDALAADYGARGTEMAVKYALEAAKYQNAPGLTPGQKRQLTMLRSAITLPAPTTSGAAQQLSDISTRLGSLYGKGKGTRGGQPINGSDIEAAMSESRNPAELQEMWTSWNDNVGAPMRGDYAKMTAIANQGAKDLGFADTGAMWRSNYDMPPEEFAKLTDKLWADVKPLYVALHTYVRRKLNEKYGDAVQPKTGPIRADLLGNMWAQEWGGIYDVVAPAGAGDLGYDVGELLKAKGYDWKKMVQTGEGFYSSLGFEGLPESFWQRSLFLKPADREVLCHASAWDIDEKDDLRIKMCIKVNSDDFVTIHHELGHNYYQRAYKAQPQLYRNGANDGFHEAIGDFVALSITPDYLVQIGLLDKAQVPGADKDTGLLLRQAMDKVAFLPFGLLVDKYRWQIFSGAIQPGSYQAGWDKLRLDYQGLKAPVARDETKFDAGAKYHVAGSVPYTRYFLARLLQFQFYKAACDQAGWKGPLHRCSFYGNKEVGARLNKMLEMGASKPWPDALEAFTGTREISGKAMAEYFAPLKKWLDQQNKGQPQGW